TCGAATCTGGGGAGGGCCGCCGCCAGCCTGGTCGAGCTTGCCTGATCACGCATGGCGCGCCCCATCCCGCCGCCCCGCCGTCCCATCCCCCTGCTCCCGTAAAAATGACTTGAGCCGACGGCCCAGCGTCCGTCGGCTCGGGAGCCTCGGGAGGCCGAGGCGCTCCCGCAGGAGCGGTTCCTCCGCCAGATATCGGTGCAGCCCCTGGTAGGTCCCGATCCGCTGGAGCGTCATTAGTAAGAAGACCTTCAGCATTACCCCATCCCCATACACCCTGGGCCGTCCGCGCAGGCGCCGCCCGTCGCCGTCCCGGACGGTTTCGTCCACTAAATCCAATAGCTTAACAAGCGCCGCCTGATTTGTAACCACGCGAGTTTCCGCCCGCCTGTCTAAAAAACACACGCTTTCTACATGAAAAAGGGGCCATTTGCAAGTCCTATTTATGACCAGTCCGGCCCCGGTAGAATGCCACCGCGCGCTCGATGCCCTCTTCCAGCAGGACCTGTGGACGCCAGCCAAGCTCGCGTTCCGCCCGCCTGCAGTCCAAACGGATGTGGTCCACTTCCCCGGGCCGCTTGCTCCCGTAAATAGGCGTCAAATGCGCCCCCACCGCTCCCCGGACAAGATCAAAGATCCGCTGGTCCGCCGTCGGCTTGCCCGTCCCGATGTTATAGCAGGCCCCAGGGGGGGCCTCCTCCATGGCCAGGAGGTTGGCCCGCACGACGTCCTC
This DNA window, taken from Candidatus Methylomirabilis sp., encodes the following:
- a CDS encoding NAD-dependent epimerase/dehydratase family protein translates to EEVLRLGSGQGRLATCTLRYGNVYGPRQNPKGEAGVVAIFATLLLRGERPTIFGDGSKTRDYVFVEDVVRANLLAMEEAPPGACYNIGTGKPTADQRIFDLVRGAVGAHLTPIYGSKRPGEVDHIRLDCRRAERELGWRPQVLLEEGIERAVAFYRGRTGHK